A single genomic interval of uncultured Pseudodesulfovibrio sp. harbors:
- a CDS encoding 3'-5' exonuclease, producing MPLTIEDTRFVAIDFETADPKRDSACAVGIVVVDKGEIVDRDYRLIRPPRKKFNPFCVRVHGLHWEDVCDEPTFGDLWPELEPLFKDADFIVAHNAPFDKSVLHTCCKESGWDAPEQPFLCTVQLSRKTWELRSNKLPSVCEYLGIELDHHHAGSDAEACALIAVNGLRDNPAFLNKVL from the coding sequence ATGCCTTTAACCATAGAAGACACCCGATTCGTAGCCATTGATTTCGAGACCGCCGACCCCAAACGTGATTCCGCCTGCGCCGTAGGCATCGTGGTGGTGGACAAAGGGGAAATCGTGGACCGGGATTACCGGCTCATCCGTCCGCCCCGAAAAAAATTCAATCCGTTCTGCGTCCGTGTCCACGGCCTGCACTGGGAAGATGTCTGTGACGAACCGACATTCGGCGACCTGTGGCCGGAACTGGAACCGCTGTTCAAGGACGCAGACTTCATCGTGGCCCACAACGCACCGTTCGATAAATCCGTGCTGCATACCTGCTGCAAGGAATCGGGCTGGGACGCCCCGGAGCAACCGTTCCTGTGCACGGTGCAGCTCTCCCGCAAGACATGGGAACTGAGGTCCAACAAACTGCCGTCGGTCTGTGAATATCTCGGCATCGAGCTGGATCATCACCATGCCGGTTCCGATGCCGAAGCCTGCGCGCTCATCGCTGTCAACGGCCTGCGCGACAATCCGGCATTCCTGAACAAGGTTCTGTAA
- the cobM gene encoding precorrin-4 C(11)-methyltransferase, translating into MGKVYFIGAGPGDPELVTVKGQRLIREADLVLYAGSLVPKAIVQCAKDGARVEDSAPLNLEETHAVMMETIRDGGMVARVHTGDPSLYGAIREQMELLDRDGVAYEVVPGVTAGFAAAAASCRSFTVPEVTQTLIFTRLAGKTPVPDDEHLRDLAAHGSAMCIYLSAGDPEGIQSELLAGGLAPSTLVMEAYRVGWPQEKVVATDLGHLAETARENDFTRQTVFLILPGQGTEDAGTAKSLLYDDNFKHMYRK; encoded by the coding sequence ATGGGCAAAGTGTATTTCATCGGAGCCGGTCCGGGCGACCCGGAACTGGTCACGGTCAAGGGACAGCGCCTCATCCGCGAGGCGGACCTCGTGCTATACGCCGGTTCACTGGTCCCGAAAGCCATCGTCCAATGCGCCAAAGACGGTGCCCGCGTGGAAGATTCCGCCCCGCTCAATCTCGAAGAAACCCATGCCGTGATGATGGAAACCATCCGCGATGGCGGCATGGTCGCCCGCGTCCACACCGGCGATCCGTCCCTGTACGGCGCGATCCGGGAACAGATGGAATTGCTTGACCGCGACGGTGTTGCATACGAAGTGGTACCGGGCGTCACCGCCGGGTTCGCCGCAGCCGCTGCATCATGCCGTTCCTTCACCGTGCCGGAAGTGACCCAGACGCTCATTTTCACCCGCCTTGCCGGGAAAACGCCGGTGCCGGACGACGAGCACCTGCGCGATCTCGCCGCGCACGGCTCCGCCATGTGCATCTACCTGTCCGCGGGCGATCCCGAAGGCATCCAGTCCGAACTGCTGGCAGGCGGCCTCGCCCCCTCCACACTGGTCATGGAAGCATACCGCGTGGGCTGGCCGCAAGAGAAGGTGGTCGCCACGGACCTCGGGCATCTCGCCGAAACCGCCCGTGAAAACGACTTCACACGCCAGACCGTGTTCCTGATCCTGCCGGGACAGGGCACGGAAGACGCAGGCACGGCAAAATCACTGCTCTACGACGACAATTTCAAGCACATGTATCGAAAATAA
- a CDS encoding secondary thiamine-phosphate synthase enzyme YjbQ, with translation METLQIRTHDHEEMLDITGAVRGLINENGWSDGALLLYCPHTTGAVTINEGADPDVVRDILVNMRKLVPHTGDYHHAEGNSDAHIKSSLFGCEQMVIVEGGNIQLGTWQKIYFCEFDGPRTRKLWVKWLG, from the coding sequence ATGGAGACCTTGCAGATCCGCACACACGACCATGAAGAAATGCTCGACATCACCGGCGCGGTGCGCGGCCTCATCAATGAAAACGGCTGGTCCGACGGCGCGCTTCTGCTCTACTGCCCGCACACAACCGGAGCGGTGACCATCAACGAAGGCGCGGACCCGGACGTGGTGCGCGACATCCTCGTGAACATGCGGAAACTCGTGCCGCACACCGGAGACTACCACCACGCCGAAGGCAACTCGGACGCGCACATCAAATCCAGCCTGTTCGGCTGCGAACAGATGGTCATCGTCGAAGGCGGCAACATCCAGCTCGGCACATGGCAGAAAATCTACTTCTGCGAATTCGACGGACCGAGAACCCGCAAGCTGTGGGTGAAGTGGTTGGGGTAG
- a CDS encoding methyl-accepting chemotaxis protein translates to MNYKNLSLRNKILLPVNLVVVIVLTAMLTILVSKVQTISENGAFQTAEEVAYRYGSEAKGRLDYQMGVARSLAESVGGLMESGDLPSREVFIKMVKTIQKSNPGLDGVWFGIKPGSFDGRDAEYKGMAGMDEATGAFTPYWNVRVSEVSQLGDPFTDKPGNAYFQIPLKTGREYMTEPTIYQLQGQDVMLVSASAPIRVNGQIVGVAGCDMSMADLAKITDGVRLFGTGYATIATDTGFLVTHPQKDLVGKNLNDVVARDYADEIRGAAKNNQPYSTVRISTNTGEEVYMMTVPFAIGNSGINWTISVAAPLSVILAESKTILYLSIGLGLAALLVLGLIVFFLARVIVAPVQTGAAFAGEVAQGNLTATIDIDQKDEIGMLAANLRNMGQKLLAVVGDVRATVSNVNNGAQELSSTAESLAQGSTEQAANVEEVSSSMEQMVSNISQNAENARETEKIALQSAANAEKGGAAVAKTVDAMREIAEKISIVEEIARQTNLLALNAAIEAARAGEHGKGFAVVAAEVRKLAERSGGAAAEISELSASSVAVAEEAGEMLGQMTPDIKHTAELIQEISAASDEQQAGAESVNQAIHQLDQVIQQTAAASEEMSSTAQQLTSQAAHLNSTVAFFNIGAAGGVPVSRVVAKRPQPQALAQAPAKARPAAPAPAAAPVAPSGKGLDIDMSDDEFEKF, encoded by the coding sequence ATGAATTACAAGAATTTGAGTTTGAGAAATAAGATTCTTTTACCTGTTAATCTGGTGGTCGTCATTGTCCTGACTGCAATGTTGACCATCCTTGTATCGAAAGTGCAGACGATTTCCGAAAACGGCGCGTTTCAGACGGCGGAAGAAGTCGCTTACCGTTACGGCTCGGAAGCCAAGGGGCGGCTTGATTACCAGATGGGCGTTGCGCGGTCGCTTGCCGAGTCGGTCGGCGGGTTGATGGAGTCCGGCGATCTCCCCTCACGGGAAGTGTTCATCAAGATGGTCAAGACGATTCAGAAATCCAATCCCGGTCTGGACGGTGTCTGGTTCGGCATCAAGCCCGGTTCATTTGACGGCCGTGATGCCGAGTATAAAGGCATGGCCGGCATGGATGAGGCAACCGGAGCGTTTACGCCGTATTGGAATGTGCGCGTTTCCGAAGTTTCCCAGCTGGGTGACCCGTTTACTGATAAGCCGGGGAATGCATATTTCCAGATTCCCTTGAAAACCGGCCGGGAATACATGACGGAGCCGACCATTTATCAGTTGCAGGGACAGGATGTCATGCTCGTCAGTGCCAGTGCGCCCATCCGGGTCAATGGACAGATCGTGGGTGTGGCTGGCTGTGACATGAGCATGGCCGATCTTGCGAAGATCACTGACGGCGTCAGGCTTTTCGGCACCGGGTATGCGACCATTGCGACTGATACGGGATTTTTGGTGACCCATCCGCAGAAGGATCTTGTCGGCAAGAATCTCAATGATGTGGTTGCCCGCGATTATGCTGACGAAATCAGAGGAGCGGCGAAAAACAACCAACCTTACAGCACGGTGCGGATTTCCACCAACACAGGTGAAGAAGTGTATATGATGACCGTGCCTTTCGCGATCGGCAATTCGGGCATCAACTGGACCATCTCCGTGGCTGCGCCTCTCAGCGTTATCTTGGCCGAGTCGAAAACCATCCTGTATCTTTCCATCGGCCTCGGGCTTGCAGCCCTGTTGGTTCTCGGACTGATCGTCTTTTTCCTCGCGCGGGTTATCGTTGCGCCGGTACAGACCGGTGCGGCCTTTGCGGGTGAGGTGGCACAGGGTAATCTGACTGCCACCATTGATATCGATCAGAAAGATGAGATCGGCATGCTGGCAGCGAATCTTCGCAACATGGGCCAAAAGCTGCTGGCTGTCGTGGGCGACGTCCGGGCCACCGTTTCCAATGTGAACAATGGCGCGCAGGAGTTGTCGTCCACTGCCGAATCTTTGGCGCAGGGTTCCACGGAACAGGCGGCCAACGTGGAAGAGGTCTCATCCTCCATGGAGCAGATGGTTTCCAACATCAGCCAGAATGCCGAGAATGCGCGTGAAACCGAGAAGATAGCGCTTCAGTCCGCGGCAAACGCAGAAAAGGGCGGGGCTGCGGTTGCCAAGACCGTGGATGCCATGCGTGAAATCGCCGAGAAGATATCCATTGTCGAGGAAATAGCGCGGCAGACCAACCTGCTGGCTCTCAACGCCGCCATTGAAGCGGCCCGTGCGGGTGAACACGGCAAGGGCTTTGCCGTTGTCGCGGCAGAAGTCCGCAAGTTGGCCGAACGTTCTGGTGGAGCCGCTGCCGAGATCAGCGAGCTTTCCGCATCCAGCGTGGCCGTGGCCGAAGAAGCAGGCGAAATGCTCGGCCAGATGACGCCGGACATCAAGCACACCGCGGAATTGATTCAGGAAATATCCGCAGCCAGCGACGAGCAGCAGGCCGGTGCCGAATCCGTGAATCAGGCCATCCACCAACTGGATCAGGTCATCCAGCAGACGGCAGCCGCTTCCGAAGAGATGTCTTCCACCGCACAGCAGTTGACGTCGCAGGCCGCACACTTGAACAGCACAGTGGCCTTCTTCAACATCGGCGCGGCTGGCGGTGTTCCGGTATCGCGAGTCGTTGCGAAACGGCCTCAGCCTCAGGCGCTTGCTCAGGCTCCGGCCAAGGCTCGACCGGCTGCCCCGGCTCCGGCAGCCGCACCTGTCGCCCCGAGCGGCAAGGGGCTTGATATCGACATGAGCGACGACGAGTTCGAAAAGTTCTAG
- the truA gene encoding tRNA pseudouridine(38-40) synthase TruA, producing MARIRLSLAYDGTDFSGWQLQPRDRTVQGELEAALGEILGKAPRVHGSGRTDAGVHAMGQVCHFDCAADRASIPWRRALNALLPKDVRVLECAVVSEDFHSRYSAAAKTYEYVLWHEREFCLPQRRRFTWNCGPVDFEAMDAAARIFMGKHDFAAFQNVGTPVKTTVRTITDISRHPGPTEFETSWRFSADGFLKQMVRNLMGCLVACGRGKLSPQEAAAILEGADRSVAPATAPPQGLSLLSVAYPDFD from the coding sequence ATGGCACGTATCAGACTCTCACTTGCCTATGACGGCACTGATTTTTCCGGCTGGCAGTTGCAGCCGCGTGACCGGACCGTGCAGGGCGAACTGGAAGCCGCGCTCGGCGAGATTCTCGGCAAAGCTCCCCGCGTACATGGCTCCGGGCGGACCGATGCCGGGGTGCATGCCATGGGACAGGTCTGCCATTTCGACTGTGCGGCTGACCGGGCGTCCATTCCATGGCGGCGGGCGTTGAATGCGCTGCTTCCAAAAGACGTGCGGGTTCTGGAATGTGCCGTTGTTTCGGAAGACTTTCACTCCCGGTATTCGGCTGCTGCCAAGACATACGAATACGTGCTGTGGCATGAACGGGAATTCTGCCTGCCGCAACGCCGCCGGTTTACGTGGAATTGCGGTCCGGTGGATTTCGAAGCCATGGATGCCGCTGCACGAATTTTCATGGGGAAGCATGATTTTGCGGCTTTCCAGAATGTGGGGACGCCGGTGAAAACCACGGTGCGGACGATTACGGATATTTCACGGCACCCCGGTCCCACGGAATTCGAAACGTCCTGGCGGTTCAGCGCGGACGGTTTCCTGAAACAGATGGTCCGCAACCTGATGGGATGTCTGGTGGCCTGCGGGCGCGGGAAGCTGTCGCCGCAGGAAGCTGCCGCCATTCTTGAAGGCGCGGATCGCAGTGTCGCTCCGGCCACGGCCCCGCCGCAGGGGTTGTCGCTTCTTTCCGTGGCGTATCCCGATTTTGATTGA
- the thpR gene encoding RNA 2',3'-cyclic phosphodiesterase, whose protein sequence is MLRMFVGIPVSDDYKTRLDSMVETLGGRVRSRVRWTRPGNWHVSLQFLGSVEEEDVADVRSALRGIDFSSFVMRAGDIGCFPDMRKPRVMWVGMDEGNDECARLSEAVKDAMEPFGFKRGTQPFQAHLTLGRVKRSEPDDFASVLGNVSQEWPELGVDRFILWKSDLTPDGPVYTVVEEFPLGAENA, encoded by the coding sequence ATGCTCAGGATGTTTGTTGGTATTCCTGTTTCTGACGACTACAAGACCCGGCTTGATTCCATGGTCGAAACGCTAGGCGGGCGGGTGCGTTCACGAGTGCGCTGGACCCGTCCGGGGAATTGGCATGTGTCGTTGCAGTTTCTCGGTTCGGTCGAGGAAGAGGACGTTGCCGATGTCCGGTCGGCATTGCGGGGGATTGATTTTTCATCATTTGTCATGCGTGCCGGTGATATCGGCTGCTTCCCGGATATGCGGAAACCCCGCGTGATGTGGGTCGGCATGGATGAGGGAAACGACGAATGCGCGCGACTTTCCGAGGCGGTGAAGGATGCCATGGAACCGTTCGGCTTCAAACGGGGGACGCAACCGTTTCAGGCGCACCTGACCCTTGGGCGCGTGAAGCGGTCGGAGCCTGACGATTTTGCCTCGGTGCTCGGGAATGTCTCGCAGGAATGGCCAGAACTCGGGGTGGACAGATTCATCCTCTGGAAAAGTGACCTGACCCCGGACGGCCCGGTTTATACTGTAGTGGAAGAATTCCCTTTGGGAGCAGAGAACGCGTAG
- the rdgB gene encoding RdgB/HAM1 family non-canonical purine NTP pyrophosphatase — MDTIVLATNNKGKIRELSVMLEPFGLTVKPLSDFPEIGDIPETGDTFLENAFIKARTVAEITGLVTVADDSGIEIDALEGRPGVYSARYAGEHCDDHDNNEKMLAEMKDVPDEKRTGRYRCVMAAVAPNGTEIHTDGAYDIRVAHGYKGAGGFGYDVIVIDPELGCHVAELDSEVKNKRSHRGKAMQKLLKLWPDFWDKANA; from the coding sequence ATGGATACCATCGTGCTCGCCACCAACAACAAAGGCAAGATCAGGGAGCTTTCCGTCATGCTCGAACCGTTCGGCCTGACAGTGAAGCCACTTTCCGATTTCCCCGAGATCGGGGATATACCCGAAACCGGAGATACCTTTCTTGAAAATGCCTTTATCAAGGCGCGTACCGTGGCTGAGATAACCGGCCTTGTCACCGTGGCCGATGATTCAGGCATTGAAATCGATGCGCTTGAAGGACGTCCCGGCGTGTATTCCGCCCGGTATGCAGGTGAGCACTGCGACGATCATGACAACAACGAGAAAATGCTCGCGGAAATGAAGGATGTGCCTGACGAAAAACGCACTGGCCGTTACCGTTGCGTCATGGCTGCGGTCGCTCCCAACGGTACGGAAATCCACACCGACGGAGCCTATGACATCCGTGTCGCTCACGGTTACAAAGGGGCAGGCGGTTTCGGTTACGACGTCATCGTTATTGATCCCGAGCTGGGTTGTCATGTGGCCGAACTCGACAGCGAAGTGAAGAACAAGCGTTCGCATCGCGGCAAGGCCATGCAGAAACTTCTCAAGCTTTGGCCGGATTTCTGGGACAAGGCAAACGCCTAA
- a CDS encoding ATP-binding protein, which produces MAAQFNDDMRYVIGVIGDIPALLAFWQMFKDQSNDQVLKEIGVVAAALPGETVLPETHDSGQLIPTYAGYRSMLENHPEINMVIEATGRTALVHELRNYLPASVTLVERNAANFFINLLTSDKIWVACKVDLLHTQNMLKTIIDQMDQEILFLNGQGTILDLNKTALDHAGRSKKALVGMSYREIFLDSGKAENGYASDPLAETVETHAPAETVTNMVDEHGRMQYYRVYTFPVFDEDESVNHVVALRRNITQRTSIEQRLQQAEKLASIGELSTYMAHEIRNPLFTISGFANSLMRVEGLDEKAREKLSIILDESRRLDVILKSLMNFTRPTEAEVAEVDLNALVKATMDVMSLPCTNQGVECTVDLDESVALVHANPDLIKQCLINLVKNSLEAMEEGGNLFVTTGMNRDFALLSVEDTGVGIPLEIRDKVFSPFFSTKGKGSGLGLAQTHKILDEIGGDIELVSREGIGTKITLYLPPILAVAEPEETE; this is translated from the coding sequence TTGGCTGCACAATTCAACGACGACATGCGTTACGTCATCGGTGTGATAGGCGACATACCGGCCCTACTCGCATTCTGGCAGATGTTCAAGGACCAGAGCAACGATCAGGTCCTCAAGGAGATCGGGGTCGTGGCCGCGGCGTTGCCCGGTGAGACGGTTCTGCCTGAGACGCACGACTCCGGCCAGCTTATTCCGACCTATGCCGGATATCGGTCCATGCTTGAGAATCATCCGGAAATCAACATGGTGATCGAGGCCACGGGGCGCACCGCGCTTGTTCACGAATTACGCAACTACCTGCCTGCAAGTGTGACGCTTGTGGAACGTAATGCCGCGAATTTTTTCATCAACCTCCTGACCTCGGACAAAATATGGGTGGCCTGCAAGGTCGATCTTCTTCATACCCAAAATATGCTCAAGACCATCATTGACCAGATGGATCAGGAAATTTTGTTTCTTAATGGGCAGGGAACGATTCTGGATTTGAACAAGACCGCGCTTGACCACGCCGGGAGGTCCAAAAAAGCCCTTGTGGGCATGTCGTATCGTGAGATTTTTTTGGATAGCGGCAAGGCGGAGAACGGGTACGCAAGCGATCCGCTTGCTGAGACCGTCGAAACCCATGCCCCGGCGGAGACCGTGACCAACATGGTCGATGAACATGGCCGCATGCAGTATTATCGGGTGTATACGTTCCCGGTCTTTGATGAGGATGAATCCGTCAATCATGTTGTCGCTCTCAGGCGGAACATCACCCAGCGGACATCCATAGAACAGCGGTTGCAGCAGGCGGAAAAGCTCGCGTCCATCGGCGAACTCTCCACGTACATGGCGCATGAAATCAGGAATCCGCTGTTCACCATCAGCGGCTTTGCCAATTCGCTCATGCGGGTCGAGGGACTGGATGAAAAGGCGCGGGAGAAGCTTTCAATTATTCTCGATGAATCCAGAAGGCTCGATGTGATTTTGAAGAGTCTCATGAATTTCACCCGCCCGACGGAAGCGGAGGTGGCAGAGGTGGACCTCAACGCGCTGGTAAAGGCCACTATGGACGTCATGAGCCTACCCTGCACAAATCAGGGGGTGGAATGTACTGTGGATCTCGATGAATCCGTGGCGCTGGTGCATGCCAATCCCGACCTTATCAAGCAGTGTCTCATCAATCTGGTGAAGAATTCCCTTGAGGCCATGGAAGAGGGTGGCAATCTTTTTGTCACCACCGGCATGAACCGGGATTTTGCCCTGCTTTCGGTTGAAGATACCGGCGTGGGCATTCCGCTTGAAATCCGGGACAAGGTGTTTAGCCCGTTCTTTTCCACCAAGGGAAAGGGTTCGGGACTCGGCCTTGCCCAGACTCACAAGATTCTCGATGAGATCGGCGGCGATATAGAACTCGTCAGCCGTGAGGGTATCGGCACCAAGATCACTTTATATCTGCCGCCCATTCTCGCGGTTGCGGAACCCGAAGAGACCGAGTAA
- the rimO gene encoding 30S ribosomal protein S12 methylthiotransferase RimO: MSQATESVIKVHTVSLGCPKNLVDTERLLGTLGTGMVATDSVAEADLALINTCGFIEPAIEESVAVILDAIQDAEEAAEETGHKPLIAVAGCLVSRFGQDLKDEMPEVDLWLNTEEIELWPAMAAKALSAPVDETTPRRLSTSPAFAYLKISEGCSHNCRFCTIPSIRGAHKSWRVDELVAEAADLAEAVPEIIVVGQDSTAYGSDLDSGDNLQQLITGLAGLSSLQWLRIMYLYPAGLTENLLAFLRDIGKPFLPYFDIPLQHAHPEVLSSMGRPFARNPERVIERVRKFFPEAALRTTFIVGYPGETDEHFETLMRFAEKTRFHHLGVFPYWPEDGTPAAAMDNQVPDEIKIARRDALMEQQGGISEDILSQYVGETLPVLIEKPSPEWPGLYVGRTWFQAPEVDGVTYVSAPPEEELEIGTIVDVEIEKTTTYDLSGLV, from the coding sequence ATGAGCCAAGCAACTGAATCCGTTATAAAAGTCCACACAGTCAGTCTGGGCTGCCCAAAAAACCTCGTGGACACGGAAAGACTGCTCGGCACACTCGGCACGGGCATGGTCGCCACCGACTCAGTGGCAGAAGCGGATCTCGCGCTCATCAACACCTGCGGATTCATCGAACCCGCCATTGAAGAATCCGTTGCCGTGATTCTTGATGCCATACAAGACGCCGAAGAAGCCGCAGAGGAAACAGGACACAAACCGCTCATCGCAGTGGCGGGCTGTCTGGTCAGCCGATTCGGGCAGGACCTCAAGGACGAAATGCCCGAAGTGGACCTCTGGCTGAACACCGAAGAGATCGAACTCTGGCCCGCCATGGCCGCCAAGGCCCTGTCCGCTCCGGTCGATGAAACCACGCCGCGCCGCCTGTCCACGTCCCCGGCCTTTGCCTACCTCAAGATCAGCGAAGGATGCTCCCACAACTGCCGTTTCTGTACCATCCCCTCGATTCGAGGGGCGCACAAAAGCTGGCGCGTGGACGAGCTGGTCGCCGAAGCCGCAGACCTTGCCGAAGCCGTGCCGGAAATCATCGTGGTGGGGCAGGATTCCACTGCCTACGGGTCGGATCTCGACAGCGGCGACAATCTGCAACAGCTCATCACAGGGCTGGCCGGACTGTCATCGCTTCAATGGCTCCGCATCATGTATCTCTATCCGGCAGGACTGACCGAAAACCTGCTCGCCTTCCTGCGCGACATCGGCAAACCGTTCCTGCCCTACTTCGACATCCCGCTCCAGCACGCGCACCCGGAAGTGCTCTCCTCCATGGGGCGCCCGTTCGCCCGCAACCCGGAAAGGGTCATCGAACGGGTCCGGAAATTCTTTCCCGAAGCCGCCCTTCGCACCACCTTCATCGTCGGCTACCCCGGTGAGACCGACGAACATTTCGAAACGCTCATGCGCTTTGCCGAAAAAACACGCTTCCACCATCTCGGCGTCTTCCCCTACTGGCCCGAAGACGGCACACCTGCCGCCGCCATGGACAATCAGGTTCCCGACGAGATAAAAATCGCCCGCCGTGACGCGCTCATGGAACAGCAAGGCGGGATCAGTGAAGATATCCTCAGCCAATATGTGGGAGAGACTTTGCCCGTGCTGATCGAAAAGCCCTCACCCGAATGGCCGGGGCTCTACGTGGGCCGCACATGGTTTCAGGCCCCGGAAGTGGACGGCGTCACCTATGTCAGCGCCCCGCCCGAAGAAGAACTGGAAATCGGCACCATCGTGGATGTGGAGATCGAAAAGACAACCACTTACGATCTATCCGGACTTGTGTAA